One stretch of Streptomyces sp. MMBL 11-1 DNA includes these proteins:
- a CDS encoding MlaE family ABC transporter permease, translated as MTAPMPVRPPEPPERPPPAAGPAATAPAAPGQRRPSRLLAPLRETGKLFALAVAVARAIFRRPFQVREFIEQFWFVASVTILPAALVSIPFGAVIALQVGSLTQQLGAQSFTGGASVLAVIQQASPIIVALLISGAAGSAICADLGSRKIREELDAMEVMGVSPIQRLVVPRVLATMLVAVLLNGLISVVGTLGGYFFNVIMQDGTPGAYLASFSALAQLPDLYISEFKALIFGFIAGIVAAYRGLNPRGGPKGVGDAVNQSVVITFMLLFFVNMVLTAIYLQIVPAKGS; from the coding sequence GTGACCGCCCCGATGCCGGTGCGGCCGCCCGAGCCGCCCGAGAGACCCCCGCCCGCCGCCGGCCCGGCGGCGACCGCCCCGGCCGCGCCCGGACAGCGCCGCCCCTCCCGGCTGCTCGCCCCGCTCCGCGAGACCGGGAAGCTGTTCGCACTCGCCGTCGCGGTGGCCCGTGCGATCTTCCGCAGACCGTTCCAGGTACGTGAGTTCATCGAGCAGTTCTGGTTCGTCGCGAGCGTCACGATCCTGCCCGCCGCCCTCGTCTCCATCCCGTTCGGCGCGGTCATCGCCCTCCAGGTCGGCTCCCTCACCCAGCAGCTCGGCGCCCAGTCCTTCACCGGCGGCGCCAGCGTCCTCGCGGTCATCCAGCAGGCGAGCCCGATCATCGTCGCGCTGCTGATCTCCGGAGCCGCCGGATCCGCGATCTGCGCCGACCTCGGCTCCCGCAAGATCCGCGAGGAGCTGGACGCGATGGAGGTCATGGGCGTCTCGCCCATCCAGCGCCTCGTCGTCCCCCGGGTGCTCGCCACCATGCTCGTCGCCGTCCTGCTCAACGGCCTGATCTCCGTGGTCGGCACCCTCGGCGGCTACTTCTTCAACGTGATCATGCAGGACGGCACCCCGGGCGCGTACCTCGCGAGCTTCTCCGCCCTCGCCCAGCTGCCCGACCTCTACATCAGCGAGTTCAAGGCCCTGATCTTCGGCTTCATCGCGGGCATCGTCGCCGCCTACCGGGGCCTCAACCCGCGCGGCGGCCCCAAGGGCGTCGGTGACGCGGTGAACCAGTCCGTCGTCATCACCTTCATGCTGCTGTTCTTCGTGAACATGGTCCTCACGGCGATCTACCTCCAGATCGTCCCCGCGAAGGGGAGCTGA
- a CDS encoding MlaE family ABC transporter permease, whose amino-acid sequence MAMLSWLDRSGDQLTFYVKALVWIPRTLRRYLREVQRLLAEVAFGSGGLGVIGGTIGVMVAMTLFTGTVVGLQGYAALNQIGTSAFTGFISAYFNTREIAPLVAGLALSATVGAGFTAQLGAMRINEEVDALEAMGVRSMPYLVTTRIIAGVVAIIPLYAIGLLSSYVASRWITIFFNGQSAGTYDHYFNLFLSPEDVLLSVLKVLIFSVLVILAHCYYGFHATGGPAGVGVAVGRSVRNAIVLISVTDFFLSLAIWGATTTVKVAG is encoded by the coding sequence ATGGCGATGCTCAGCTGGCTCGACCGATCGGGCGACCAACTCACCTTCTACGTCAAGGCGCTCGTCTGGATCCCGCGCACCCTGCGCCGCTATCTGCGCGAGGTGCAGCGGCTGCTGGCGGAGGTCGCCTTCGGCAGCGGCGGACTCGGCGTCATCGGCGGCACCATCGGCGTGATGGTCGCCATGACCCTGTTCACCGGCACCGTCGTCGGACTCCAGGGGTACGCGGCCCTCAACCAGATCGGCACCTCGGCGTTCACCGGGTTCATCTCCGCCTACTTCAACACCCGGGAGATCGCCCCCCTGGTCGCCGGCCTCGCCCTCTCCGCCACCGTCGGCGCGGGCTTCACCGCCCAGCTCGGCGCGATGCGGATCAACGAGGAGGTCGACGCCCTGGAGGCGATGGGCGTCCGCTCCATGCCCTACCTCGTCACCACCCGGATCATCGCCGGAGTCGTCGCGATCATCCCGCTCTACGCGATCGGGCTGCTCTCCTCGTACGTCGCCTCCCGCTGGATCACCATCTTCTTCAACGGACAGTCGGCGGGCACCTACGACCACTACTTCAACCTCTTCCTCTCCCCCGAGGACGTGCTGCTGTCGGTGCTCAAGGTGCTGATCTTCAGCGTGCTGGTGATCCTCGCCCACTGCTACTACGGCTTCCACGCCACCGGGGGACCGGCCGGCGTGGGCGTGGCGGTCGGCCGGTCGGTGCGCAACGCCATCGTCCTCATCAGCGTCACCGACTTCTTCCTCTCGCTCGCCATCTGGGGCGCCACGACGACGGTGAAGGTGGCCGGCTGA
- a CDS encoding MCE family protein, whose product MSASRTRTVRRRLAGVAFLVVPAVLVWVSVSVYEKDFTDDATVTVRTGAVGNEMHTHADVKLRGVVIGQVRSIATDGDGARLTLAIDRDKLDQVPADVTAQMLPTTLFGARFVALVPPRIPTGSTLRAGAVVPQDRSSNAIELEQVLDNVLPLLTAVKPEKLSATLNAVSQALEGRGERLGETLTTLDGHLKKFNPQLPTLNADIKELVKVSTLYADAAPDVLDALTDATVTSSTLADQEARLAGLYGTTTAAARDVTSFLRENRNNLIRLSAAGRPSLELLAEYAESFPCTLRTMAGFVPAMDKALGKGTDEPGLHVSIKSVPSKGKYVPGKDAPVYSASGGPACYSVPYVGKHAPTADTRRAADVTAPPADRGDEADAGLGLPNSPQESRLVNELVAPSLKARPGDLADWSSVLIGPAFRGAEVKLK is encoded by the coding sequence ATGAGCGCATCCCGCACACGCACGGTCCGCCGGCGGCTGGCCGGAGTCGCCTTCCTGGTGGTGCCCGCCGTCCTGGTGTGGGTCTCGGTCTCCGTGTACGAGAAGGACTTCACCGACGACGCCACCGTCACGGTCCGCACCGGAGCGGTCGGCAACGAGATGCACACACACGCCGACGTGAAACTGCGGGGCGTCGTCATCGGGCAGGTCCGCTCCATCGCCACCGACGGCGACGGCGCCCGCCTCACCCTGGCCATCGACCGGGACAAGCTCGATCAGGTGCCCGCCGACGTCACCGCCCAGATGCTGCCCACCACCCTCTTCGGCGCGCGGTTCGTCGCGCTCGTACCGCCCCGCATCCCCACGGGCTCCACCCTGCGGGCCGGGGCGGTCGTCCCGCAGGACCGCTCCAGCAACGCCATCGAGCTGGAACAGGTCCTGGACAACGTCCTGCCGCTGCTGACCGCCGTGAAGCCCGAGAAGCTCTCCGCCACCCTCAACGCCGTCTCCCAGGCGCTGGAGGGGCGCGGGGAACGCCTCGGCGAGACGCTGACCACGCTGGACGGCCACCTGAAGAAGTTCAACCCCCAACTCCCCACCCTCAACGCCGACATCAAGGAACTCGTCAAGGTGAGCACGCTCTACGCGGACGCCGCGCCGGACGTCCTCGACGCGCTGACCGACGCCACGGTCACCAGCTCCACCCTCGCCGACCAGGAGGCGCGGCTCGCCGGGCTCTACGGCACCACCACGGCCGCCGCGCGGGACGTCACCTCCTTCCTCCGGGAGAACAGGAACAACCTCATCCGGCTCTCCGCCGCCGGCCGGCCCTCCCTCGAACTCCTCGCCGAATACGCCGAGTCGTTCCCCTGCACCCTGCGCACCATGGCCGGCTTCGTGCCCGCCATGGACAAGGCGCTGGGCAAGGGGACCGACGAACCGGGGCTCCACGTGTCGATCAAGTCCGTTCCCTCCAAGGGGAAATACGTTCCCGGTAAGGACGCGCCGGTCTACAGCGCGAGCGGTGGGCCCGCCTGCTACTCGGTGCCGTACGTCGGCAAGCACGCCCCGACCGCCGACACCCGCCGGGCCGCCGACGTCACCGCACCCCCGGCGGACCGGGGCGACGAGGCGGACGCCGGGCTCGGGCTGCCCAACTCGCCCCAGGAATCCCGGCTCGTCAACGAACTGGTCGCCCCCTCGCTGAAGGCCCGGCCGGGAGACCTGGCCGACTGGAGCAGCGTGCTGATCGGCCCGGCCTTCCGAGGCGCGGAGGTGAAGCTCAAGTGA
- a CDS encoding MCE family protein, producing MKRRSLAGPVTKSLVFIVVTVLATTVLGLSIANTGVGDTTTYKARFTDATGLIPGDSVRIAGVKVGQVESVKVADRRVAEVAFAVRRGRTLPASVTASIKYLNMVGQRYVDLDRGPGPVGRAFAPGDTIPLARTTPALDLTQLFNGFQPLFEGLSPPDVNQLAGSIVQVLQGEGGTVDSILRHVGSLTTTVAAKDKVIGEVIKNLNTVLKTVNDREAGFDDLVVTLQKLVTGFSGDRKPLGEAVTAMGALTTVTADLFQDGRKPLKDDIRQLGRLSGQLEKGTPQIENFLQKTPAKMAAISRLTSYGSWLNLYLCEAKVSGVTHDDGSKPPGGIAITQPRCLA from the coding sequence GTGAAACGCCGCTCGCTCGCGGGACCGGTCACCAAGTCCCTCGTCTTCATCGTCGTCACCGTGCTGGCCACCACCGTCCTCGGGCTCTCCATCGCCAACACGGGCGTCGGGGACACCACCACGTACAAGGCCCGCTTCACCGACGCCACCGGCCTCATCCCCGGCGACAGCGTCCGGATCGCCGGAGTGAAGGTCGGCCAGGTCGAATCCGTGAAGGTCGCCGACCGGCGGGTTGCCGAGGTCGCCTTCGCCGTACGCAGGGGACGCACCCTTCCCGCCTCGGTGACGGCGTCCATCAAGTACCTCAACATGGTCGGCCAGCGGTACGTCGACCTCGACCGGGGCCCAGGACCCGTGGGCCGGGCCTTCGCGCCCGGGGACACCATCCCGCTCGCCCGCACGACCCCGGCCCTCGACCTCACCCAGCTCTTCAACGGCTTCCAGCCCCTCTTCGAAGGGCTGTCCCCGCCCGACGTCAACCAGCTCGCCGGCTCCATCGTCCAGGTCCTCCAGGGCGAGGGCGGCACCGTCGACAGCATCCTGCGGCACGTCGGATCGCTCACCACCACCGTCGCCGCGAAGGACAAGGTGATCGGTGAGGTGATCAAGAACCTCAACACGGTCCTCAAGACGGTCAACGACCGGGAGGCGGGCTTCGACGACCTGGTCGTCACCCTCCAGAAGCTCGTCACCGGATTCTCCGGCGACCGCAAACCCCTCGGGGAGGCCGTCACCGCGATGGGCGCGCTCACCACCGTCACCGCCGACCTCTTCCAGGACGGCAGGAAGCCGCTCAAGGACGACATCCGCCAACTCGGGCGACTCAGCGGACAGTTGGAGAAGGGCACCCCGCAGATCGAGAACTTCCTGCAGAAGACACCGGCCAAGATGGCGGCCATCAGCCGACTGACGTCCTACGGATCGTGGCTCAACCTCTACCTCTGCGAAGCGAAGGTCAGCGGCGTCACCCACGACGACGGCAGCAAGCCGCCGGGCGGCATCGCGATCACCCAACCGAGGTGCCTGGCATGA
- a CDS encoding MCE family protein — MRITPIRERNPVAVALVGLLVLTLLGLAAWRADSLPFVEGGTSYSADFTESAGLADGDEVRIAGVKVGQVTGVSLDGAKVRVDFRVKNAWIGDSSTVGIAVKTLLGDKYLAVDPLGDAPQDPGSRITASRTTSPYDVTQAFNGLGETIGEIDTEQLAKSFETISATFKDSPPHVRSAADGLSALSRTVSQRDAQLATLLRSSKKLTKTLAGKKSSFETLLEDGNLLLGEIRARRDSIHLLLTGTRDLGTQLTGLVRDNDKQLGPTLESLGRVTAVLVKNRKSLDKVLAMTGSYSRLVGNTLGSGRWFDNYVCGVVPKNYLPAGTPPATGCMPPRQQGGR; from the coding sequence ATGAGAATCACCCCCATCCGGGAACGCAACCCGGTCGCCGTCGCCCTCGTCGGGCTCCTCGTCCTGACCCTGCTCGGGCTCGCCGCCTGGCGCGCCGACTCCCTGCCCTTCGTCGAGGGCGGCACCTCCTACAGCGCCGACTTCACCGAATCCGCCGGACTCGCCGACGGCGACGAGGTGCGCATCGCCGGAGTGAAGGTCGGCCAGGTCACCGGCGTCTCTCTCGACGGCGCGAAGGTCCGGGTCGACTTCCGGGTGAAGAACGCCTGGATCGGCGACTCCTCCACCGTGGGCATCGCCGTCAAGACCCTGCTCGGCGACAAGTACCTCGCCGTCGACCCCCTCGGCGACGCCCCGCAGGATCCCGGCTCCCGCATCACCGCGAGCCGCACCACCTCCCCGTACGACGTCACCCAGGCGTTCAACGGGCTCGGGGAGACCATCGGGGAGATCGACACCGAGCAGCTCGCCAAGAGCTTCGAGACGATCTCCGCCACCTTCAAGGACTCCCCGCCCCACGTCCGCAGCGCCGCGGACGGGCTCTCCGCCCTCTCCCGTACGGTCTCCCAACGCGACGCCCAGCTCGCCACCCTGCTCCGCAGCAGCAAGAAGCTCACCAAGACCCTCGCCGGGAAGAAGAGCAGCTTCGAAACGCTCCTGGAGGACGGGAACCTGCTGCTCGGCGAGATCCGGGCCCGCCGCGACTCCATCCACCTGCTGCTCACCGGCACCCGCGACCTCGGCACCCAGCTCACCGGGCTCGTCCGGGACAACGACAAACAGCTCGGGCCGACCCTGGAGTCCCTCGGGCGGGTCACCGCCGTCCTGGTCAAGAACCGCAAGAGCCTCGACAAGGTCCTCGCCATGACTGGCTCCTACAGCCGGCTCGTCGGCAACACCCTCGGCAGCGGGCGCTGGTTCGACAACTACGTCTGCGGCGTCGTGCCCAAGAACTACCTCCCCGCCGGCACACCTCCGGCGACCGGATGCATGCCACCCCGGCAGCAAGGGGGACGCTGA
- a CDS encoding MCE family protein — MRRTRIIGITAGLALVAVAAATGVSALEEDGKTTVTAYFERATGVYAGSDLRILGVKVGTVASVEPRGKEVKVVLRLDRGIDVPQDAHAVVVAPSLVADRYVQLAPAYDGGPRLADDAVLPAARNATPVEVDELYASITELSTALGPNGANADGALARLLDTGAKNLDGNGKAIGDSIEQFGKATKTLDKSSGDLFDTLAHLQSFTTMLKENDGNVRSAEQQLNTVTSFLADDKKNLSAALKELGTALGQVKTFIAKNRGALKKNVEALVPVTQALVDQRASLAEAMDTLPLAAGNVLNAYDPANRTLNGRTNLNELSMGGPLVDPGAASAAGRLTGLAPVDAIRREALPVLPLPEVGTVYGTPKKQPGKQPGQEKGARG; from the coding sequence ATGAGACGCACCCGCATCATCGGCATCACCGCGGGCCTCGCCCTCGTCGCCGTCGCGGCCGCCACCGGCGTGAGCGCCCTGGAGGAGGACGGGAAGACCACCGTCACCGCCTACTTCGAACGCGCCACCGGCGTCTACGCCGGATCCGACCTGCGGATCCTCGGCGTCAAGGTCGGGACCGTCGCATCCGTCGAACCCCGCGGCAAGGAGGTGAAAGTCGTGCTGCGCCTCGACCGTGGCATCGACGTCCCCCAGGACGCCCACGCCGTCGTCGTCGCCCCCAGCCTCGTCGCCGACCGCTACGTCCAGCTCGCCCCGGCCTACGACGGCGGCCCCCGGCTCGCCGACGACGCGGTCCTGCCCGCCGCCCGCAACGCCACCCCCGTCGAGGTCGACGAGCTGTACGCCTCCATCACCGAACTCTCCACCGCGCTCGGCCCGAACGGAGCCAACGCCGACGGGGCGCTCGCCCGGCTCCTGGACACCGGGGCGAAGAACCTCGACGGCAACGGCAAGGCCATCGGGGACTCCATCGAGCAGTTCGGCAAGGCCACCAAGACGCTCGACAAGTCCAGCGGCGACCTGTTCGACACCCTGGCCCACCTCCAGTCCTTCACCACCATGCTCAAGGAGAACGACGGCAACGTCCGCAGCGCCGAGCAGCAGCTGAACACGGTCACCTCCTTCCTCGCCGACGACAAGAAGAACCTCAGCGCGGCCCTCAAGGAACTCGGCACCGCTCTCGGCCAGGTCAAGACGTTCATCGCCAAGAACCGCGGCGCGCTCAAGAAGAACGTCGAGGCGCTGGTGCCCGTCACCCAGGCGCTCGTCGACCAGCGCGCCTCGCTCGCCGAGGCGATGGACACCCTCCCGCTCGCCGCGGGCAACGTCCTGAACGCCTACGACCCCGCCAACCGCACCCTCAACGGGCGCACCAACCTCAACGAACTGTCCATGGGCGGGCCGCTCGTCGACCCCGGGGCCGCCTCCGCCGCCGGCCGGCTCACCGGGCTCGCACCCGTCGACGCGATCCGCCGCGAGGCCCTGCCCGTCCTGCCGCTCCCGGAGGTCGGCACGGTCTACGGCACCCCGAAGAAGCAGCCCGGCAAGCAGCCCGGCCAGGAGAAGGGGGCGCGAGGATGA
- a CDS encoding MCE family protein, which yields MNDDDRRRPVARAALGAVALLATGALIALVVVRPDGPSFTGIEQIPLPGGADLGDRPYEVTAEFGDVLSLAPQSSVKVNDVAVGRVTKIALAPDGWRARVTMRVNGKIELPANSYARLEQSSLLGEKFIQLAPPPEGTARGSLASGGRIPHSRTNRNPEVEEVFGALSLLLNGGGVQQLKTITTELNKALAGQEPQIRSMLNRVDTLVTDLDENKGDITKALDGVNRLAATLATRKQDVGTVLTGLSPGLKVLEKQRGSLLTMLRSLDTLSTVAVDTINRSKADMIADLKALAPTLKALADSGQDLPDSLQVLLTYPFTDEVLRGVKGDYLNVYLDVTALPGTQIIPALTPDPPGIPLPPAEGGGAVARGALPLPLPTVAGTPKPDASGTSRTAAPEASRPEKEATP from the coding sequence ATGAACGACGACGACCGGCGCAGACCCGTCGCACGGGCGGCCCTCGGAGCCGTGGCCCTGCTCGCCACCGGAGCGCTGATCGCCCTGGTCGTGGTCCGCCCCGACGGCCCCTCCTTCACCGGCATCGAACAGATACCCCTGCCCGGCGGCGCCGACCTCGGCGACCGGCCGTACGAGGTCACCGCCGAGTTCGGCGACGTCCTCAGCCTCGCACCGCAGTCCTCGGTCAAGGTCAACGACGTGGCCGTGGGACGCGTCACGAAGATCGCACTGGCCCCGGACGGCTGGCGGGCCCGGGTCACCATGCGGGTGAACGGGAAGATCGAACTCCCCGCGAACTCCTACGCCCGCCTCGAACAGTCCAGCCTGCTCGGCGAGAAGTTCATCCAGCTCGCCCCGCCCCCCGAGGGCACCGCACGCGGGTCGCTCGCCTCCGGCGGCCGCATCCCGCACTCCCGCACCAACCGGAACCCGGAGGTCGAAGAGGTCTTCGGCGCCCTGTCCCTGCTCCTCAACGGGGGCGGCGTCCAGCAGCTCAAGACCATCACCACCGAACTCAACAAGGCGCTCGCCGGGCAGGAGCCGCAGATCCGCTCCATGCTCAACCGGGTCGACACCCTCGTGACCGACCTGGACGAGAACAAGGGCGACATCACCAAGGCCCTGGACGGCGTCAACCGCCTCGCCGCCACCCTCGCCACCCGCAAGCAGGACGTCGGCACGGTCCTCACCGGGCTCAGCCCCGGACTCAAGGTCCTGGAGAAACAGCGCGGCTCGCTGCTGACCATGCTGCGCTCCCTCGACACCCTCTCCACCGTGGCCGTCGACACGATCAACCGGAGCAAAGCCGACATGATCGCGGACCTCAAGGCGCTCGCCCCCACTCTCAAGGCGCTCGCCGACTCCGGCCAGGACCTCCCCGACTCCCTCCAGGTGCTGTTGACCTACCCGTTCACGGACGAGGTGCTGCGCGGCGTCAAGGGCGACTACCTCAACGTCTACCTGGACGTGACGGCCCTGCCCGGTACGCAGATCATCCCCGCCCTGACCCCGGATCCTCCCGGGATCCCGCTGCCGCCGGCCGAGGGAGGGGGCGCGGTCGCCCGGGGCGCGCTGCCCCTGCCGCTGCCCACCGTGGCGGGAACGCCGAAGCCCGACGCCTCCGGAACCTCGAGGACGGCCGCGCCCGAGGCGTCGAGGCCGGAGAAGGAGGCGACACCGTGA
- a CDS encoding MCE family protein: MITLSIRLKNLAFLVIAVLVLGYLGVRYADLGHYVGLRSYYTVTVQLPQTGGLYTHSNVTYRGVSVGRVGPIELTDDGVEAELRIEKDAPPIPDSLTAVVANLSAVGEQYVDLRPTREDGPFLGNGSVIDEADTTTPAPPTDVLTSVDDLASSVDLESLRTVVEEFGAAFEGRGDDLQVLLDTSGDFIEAADKALPVTTRLMADGERVLRTQAEQGQALKGFASGAKELAAELKGSDADLRRLIATTPDAAVQISGLLRDLDPAFGVVVANLLTTSEVAVTRQRGLEELLVKLPAVAAAGASAVDDDGARFGMSVTFFEPLPCTAGYGGTVYRNGLNTSDGPAVNTAARCTSSPGTGINVRGSANAPKGGPVPEPAVPGRMKLPGTTNSGSAPAQPPTEGMAGLLGLEGGS; this comes from the coding sequence GTGATCACCCTCTCCATCCGGCTGAAGAACCTCGCCTTCCTCGTCATCGCCGTTCTGGTCCTCGGCTACCTGGGTGTGCGGTACGCCGATCTCGGCCACTACGTCGGACTGCGCAGCTACTACACCGTCACGGTCCAGCTCCCGCAGACGGGCGGCCTGTACACCCATTCCAACGTCACCTACCGGGGCGTCTCCGTGGGCCGCGTCGGCCCCATTGAGCTGACCGACGACGGTGTCGAGGCCGAGCTGCGGATCGAGAAAGACGCGCCGCCGATCCCGGACAGCCTCACCGCCGTCGTCGCGAACCTCTCGGCGGTCGGCGAGCAGTACGTCGATCTGCGGCCCACCCGCGAGGACGGCCCCTTCCTGGGCAACGGCTCGGTGATCGACGAGGCCGACACCACCACCCCCGCGCCCCCCACCGATGTCCTCACCAGCGTCGACGACCTGGCGAGCTCCGTGGACCTGGAGAGCCTGCGGACCGTCGTCGAGGAGTTCGGGGCAGCCTTCGAGGGGCGCGGCGACGACCTCCAGGTCCTGCTGGACACCAGCGGTGACTTCATCGAGGCCGCGGACAAGGCCCTGCCGGTCACCACCCGGCTGATGGCCGACGGCGAGCGCGTCCTGCGCACCCAGGCCGAACAGGGACAGGCGCTCAAGGGCTTCGCCTCGGGGGCCAAGGAACTGGCCGCCGAACTCAAGGGCTCCGACGCCGACCTGCGCCGCCTCATCGCGACCACCCCGGACGCCGCCGTCCAGATCAGCGGGCTGCTGCGCGACCTGGACCCCGCCTTCGGTGTCGTCGTCGCCAACCTCCTCACCACATCGGAGGTCGCCGTCACCCGTCAGCGAGGCCTGGAGGAACTCCTCGTGAAGCTGCCCGCCGTCGCCGCCGCCGGAGCGAGCGCGGTCGACGACGACGGCGCCCGGTTCGGGATGTCCGTCACCTTCTTCGAACCGCTCCCGTGCACCGCGGGCTACGGCGGCACGGTCTACCGCAACGGCCTCAACACCTCGGACGGACCCGCCGTGAACACCGCCGCCCGCTGCACGTCCTCGCCCGGCACCGGCATCAACGTCCGGGGCAGCGCCAACGCCCCCAAGGGCGGCCCGGTGCCGGAACCAGCCGTTCCGGGCAGGATGAAGCTGCCCGGAACGACCAACTCCGGTTCCGCGCCCGCGCAGCCGCCGACCGAAGGCATGGCCGGGCTGCTGGGTCTGGAAGGCGGCTCATGA
- a CDS encoding lytic transglycosylase domain-containing protein, with protein MSINRTVRRRIGATATAVAAMTALTTSQAPGFAVPEPRPGKAATSDDVVWSEVPGDDAYHTELPPLRSPEPPAPLKPGAKTDPLVARAWSEAGIPATVLAAYRKAESAMDRGDPGCGLPWQLLAAIGKVESGQASGGRVDARGTTLTPILGPALDGNGFALIRDTDDGAYDGDRAYDRAVGPMQFIPSTWAAWGADGNGDGRRDPNNIYDAALAAGRYLCAGSRDLTRRADLDRAILSYNRSDTYLRTVLSWLEFYRNGSHPVADGKGVLPVSPGPGGKTPPKAPVGGPGAPERPGKGDGGVVVGPQPTRPPGPTPTPRPTGPGSPSPSPDPTDPGPTDPGPSPSPDPTDPGPSPSPDPTDPGPTDPGPSPSPDPTDPGPTTPPDPGPGCPDDTPSPSPSDSSPSEEPPGSQDEPGDPCVPGEGSGG; from the coding sequence ATGAGCATCAACCGCACGGTGCGCCGCAGGATCGGCGCCACGGCCACCGCCGTCGCCGCGATGACCGCGCTCACCACGTCCCAGGCCCCGGGGTTCGCGGTGCCCGAGCCCCGGCCGGGCAAGGCGGCGACCTCCGACGACGTCGTGTGGAGCGAGGTGCCGGGCGACGACGCCTATCACACCGAGTTACCTCCGCTGCGGTCCCCGGAGCCGCCCGCGCCCCTGAAGCCCGGGGCGAAAACCGACCCGCTCGTGGCCCGCGCCTGGTCCGAGGCGGGCATTCCGGCGACCGTGCTGGCCGCCTACCGCAAGGCCGAGAGCGCGATGGACCGCGGCGACCCGGGCTGCGGGCTGCCGTGGCAGCTGCTCGCGGCGATCGGCAAGGTCGAGTCCGGCCAGGCGTCCGGCGGCAGGGTCGACGCGCGCGGGACGACGCTCACCCCGATCCTCGGCCCCGCGCTCGACGGGAACGGCTTCGCGTTGATCCGGGACACCGACGACGGGGCGTACGACGGGGACCGCGCCTACGACCGGGCCGTCGGGCCGATGCAGTTCATCCCCTCGACCTGGGCCGCCTGGGGCGCGGACGGCAACGGTGACGGCCGCCGGGACCCGAACAACATCTACGACGCGGCGCTCGCGGCCGGGCGCTACCTCTGTGCCGGGTCCCGCGATCTGACCCGCCGCGCCGACCTGGACCGGGCGATCCTCAGCTACAACCGCTCCGACACGTATCTGCGGACCGTGCTGTCGTGGCTGGAGTTCTACCGCAACGGCAGCCACCCGGTCGCCGACGGCAAGGGCGTCCTCCCGGTCAGTCCCGGCCCCGGCGGGAAGACCCCGCCCAAGGCCCCGGTCGGCGGGCCCGGCGCGCCGGAACGTCCCGGCAAGGGCGACGGAGGCGTCGTCGTCGGCCCGCAGCCCACCCGCCCGCCGGGTCCGACGCCCACCCCCCGTCCCACCGGCCCCGGCTCACCGAGCCCGAGCCCCGACCCGACGGACCCCGGCCCCACCGACCCCGGCCCGAGCCCCAGCCCCGACCCGACCGACCCGGGCCCGAGCCCCAGTCCCGACCCGACCGACCCCGGCCCCACCGATCCGGGCCCGAGCCCCAGCCCCGACCCGACAGACCCCGGCCCCACCACACCGCCCGACCCCGGCCCGGGCTGCCCCGACGACACCCCGTCACCTTCGCCCTCGGATTCCTCTCCGAGCGAGGAGCCCCCGGGGAGCCAGGACGAACCCGGCGATCCGTGTGTGCCGGGCGAAGGGTCCGGCGGCTGA